A section of the Citrobacter farmeri genome encodes:
- a CDS encoding very short patch repair endonuclease — MADVHDKATRSKNMRAIATRDTAIEKRLAGLLAEQGLDYRVQDDSLPGRPDFVLDEYRCVIFTHGCFWHHHHCYLFKVPATRTEFWLDKIGKNVERDRRDTQRLAGLGWRVLIVWECALRGREKLGDVALSERLEEWICGGGASAQIDTLGIHLL, encoded by the coding sequence ATGGCGGACGTTCACGATAAGGCAACGCGCAGTAAAAACATGCGGGCCATCGCGACCCGCGATACCGCCATCGAAAAGCGGCTTGCGGGACTGCTGGCGGAGCAGGGACTCGACTATCGCGTTCAGGATGATTCGTTGCCAGGACGTCCCGATTTTGTACTGGATGAATACCGCTGCGTGATTTTTACCCACGGTTGTTTCTGGCATCACCATCATTGCTACCTGTTTAAGGTGCCGGCCACGCGCACAGAATTCTGGCTGGATAAGATCGGTAAAAACGTCGAGCGCGATCGCCGGGATACCCAGCGTTTGGCGGGACTGGGCTGGAGGGTGCTGATCGTCTGGGAATGCGCGTTGCGGGGGCGGGAGAAGCTCGGCGACGTCGCGCTGTCTGAACGTCTTGAAGAGTGGATCTGCGGCGGTGGCGCATCCGCGCAGATCGATACTCTGGGGATACATTTACTGTAA
- the yedA gene encoding drug/metabolite exporter YedA — protein MRFRQLLPLFSALFALYIIWGSTYFVIRIGVESWPPLMMAGVRFLAAGGLLTAFLLLRGHKLPPLRPLLNAALIGILLLAVGNGLVTVAEHQDVPSGIAAVVVATVPLFTLCFSHFFGIKTRRLEWMGIAIGLAGIVMLNSGGNLSGNPWGAILILIGSISWAFGSVYGSRITLPTGMMAGAIEMLAAGIVLMCASLISGEKLTTLPSLSGFLAVGYLAVFGSIIAINAYMYLIRNVSPALATSYAYVNPVVAVLLGTGLGGERLALIEWLALGVIVFAVVLVTLGKYLFPAKPTLKPMENEKTLQ, from the coding sequence ATGCGTTTCAGGCAGTTGTTACCGCTTTTCAGCGCACTGTTCGCGCTGTATATCATCTGGGGTTCTACCTATTTCGTCATCCGTATCGGCGTGGAGAGTTGGCCGCCGCTGATGATGGCTGGCGTCCGTTTTCTCGCGGCCGGGGGGTTGTTAACCGCCTTTTTGCTACTGCGCGGTCACAAATTGCCGCCGCTTCGCCCGCTGCTTAACGCGGCGTTGATTGGCATTTTGCTGCTGGCCGTCGGTAATGGGTTGGTCACGGTGGCAGAACATCAGGACGTTCCCTCCGGCATCGCAGCGGTCGTGGTCGCGACGGTCCCCCTGTTCACCCTGTGCTTCAGCCATTTCTTTGGCATCAAAACCCGCAGGCTGGAGTGGATGGGGATTGCCATTGGGCTGGCGGGGATCGTGATGCTCAACAGCGGTGGCAACCTGAGCGGCAATCCGTGGGGAGCAATATTGATTCTGATTGGTTCAATCAGTTGGGCGTTTGGTTCCGTCTACGGTTCCCGCATTACACTGCCGACAGGAATGATGGCTGGCGCCATTGAGATGCTCGCCGCCGGGATCGTGCTGATGTGTGCCTCGCTCATCAGCGGTGAAAAACTGACCACGCTGCCGTCGCTGTCAGGCTTTCTGGCGGTAGGCTATCTGGCGGTGTTTGGATCCATCATCGCCATCAACGCCTATATGTATTTGATCCGTAACGTTAGCCCTGCACTGGCAACCAGTTACGCCTACGTGAACCCGGTTGTTGCTGTGCTACTGGGGACAGGACTGGGAGGTGAACGTCTGGCACTGATTGAATGGCTGGCGTTAGGAGTCATCGTCTTTGCGGTGGTTCTGGTGACGCTGGGGAAATATCTTTTCCCGGCCAAACCGACGCTCAAACCCATGGAAAACGAAAAAACGTTACAGTAA